A segment of the Bacillus licheniformis DSM 13 = ATCC 14580 genome:
ACATCAAGCGGGAGATCAGGATGGTATTTTTCCTGCAGCTTTTGTACGATCAGCGCGATATCCTCAATCGCAACCCCGCGCTCATTCAGCATATTTTTCGTTAAGTGCACCATTTCATTCATCGTATACTTCTTCATCTGCATCAATCTCCTTTAGTGACTCATCCAGTTAGGCGGTGTATTGCGGTCCCAGTAAATGCTTCCGAGATCGTGATGTTTTTGAAAGCCGTCTTCGGCAGTATGGTAATGAAAGTTAAACCAGTACCCTTTATGCGGCGGCTTGTCCCTGCGCACATGGAACCTTAGCACATCTTCCCCCGTTTTCCGATTGTAAACGTGGAAGATTCTCTCCGACTTCCCCGCCGTCGGCGTTTTGGAAATGACAAGATCCTGGTAAGCGTCATTGTCCTGCATTGTCATGAGATGGCTGACGATGATCTCCTCGATCTTTGGAAGCACTTCT
Coding sequences within it:
- a CDS encoding YpjP family protein codes for the protein MKMWMRKALVALFTIATFGLVSPPAALMADKPQEHQSVKESGYTAVYQKQEEPELDEDGESKSSFDTYRDELLNEAEDLSFVKFGSRISPVIEDEYREEVLPKIEEIIVSHLMTMQDNDAYQDLVISKTPTAGKSERIFHVYNRKTGEDVLRFHVRRDKPPHKGYWFNFHYHTAEDGFQKHHDLGSIYWDRNTPPNWMSH